From the genome of Nasonia vitripennis strain AsymCx chromosome 1, Nvit_psr_1.1, whole genome shotgun sequence, one region includes:
- the LOC100123347 gene encoding acetyl-CoA carboxylase isoform X7: protein MTGDKTNVEANLQEDNVPPPAPRKIRHRPSMSQGTVMIQAQSRLTEKDFTVATPEEFVHRFGGTRVITKVLIANNGIAAVKCMRSIRRWSYEMFKNERAVRFVVMVTPEDLKANAEYIKMADQYVPVPGGSNNNNYANVELIVDIANRTQVQAVWAGWGHASENPKLPELLHKNNVTFIGPSERAMWALGDKIASSIVAQTADVPTMAWSGSDLKAQYSGKKIKISSELFKKGCVATVDEALSAAHKIGYPIMVKASEGGGGKGIRKVENAEELPSLFRQVQAEVPGSPIFIMKLAKCARHLEVQLLADNYGNAISLFGRDCSIQRRHQKIIEEAPAVIAKPDVFEEMEKAAVRLAKMVGYVSAGTVEYLYDTSGRYYFLELNPRLQVEHPCTEMVSDVNLPAAQLQVAMGLPLHNIKDIRLMYGESPWGDTIIDFDQPRHKPQPWGHVIAARITSENPDEGFKPSSGTVQELNFRSSKNVWGYFSVGASGGLHEFADSQFGHCFSWGEDRHQARENLVIALKELSIRGDFRTTVEYLITLLETESFQTNNIDTAWLDALIAERVRSDKPDVLLAITCGALHIAENTINAAFSGFQTSLERGQIQACIDLDNVVYIELINDGFKYKVQVTKSGPNSYFLVMNGSYKEVEIHRLSDGGLLLSLDGGSFTTYMREEVERYRVVIGNQTCVFEKENDPSLLRCPSAGKLINYLVEDGGHVEANQAYAEIEVMKMVMNVTCSEPGTLFYVKRPGAVLEAGSLIARLELDDPSLVTRAQDYNGQFPGPSSTAVPEKLNHLHAKYRAALENCLAGYCLPEPYHLPRLRELVEKFMGSLRDPSLPLLELQEVIASISGRVPLSVEKKIRKLMTLYERNITSVLAQFPSQQIAAVIDGHAATLSKRAERDVFFLTTQAIVQLVQRYRNGIRGRMKTAVHELLRQYYTVEVHFQQGHYDKCVTALVEKYKDDISQVTGTIFSHIQVLKKNVLVTMLIDHLWANEPGLTDELASTLTELTSLNRQEHSRVALRARQVLIAAHQPAYELRHNQMESIFLSAVDMYGHDFHPENLQKLILSETCIFDILHDFFYHSNRAVCNAALEVYVRRAYISYELTCLQHLELSGELPLVHFQFMLPSNHPNRQNHSLVNHRTGAMAAFKDLAQFSQYADEILDLLEDLSSPTSLSAKVLEAVESAVGGSESRHSTSINVDQNAQPPQQVEAQKSEPVHILSIAVREESNHDDATMARLFGEWCASNRDELTDRGIRRVTFAALKKRQFPKFFTFRQRDNFVEDRIYRHLEPGCAFHIELNRMRTYDLEALPTSNQKMHLYLGQAKVAKGQQVTDYRFFIRSIIRHSDLITKEASFDYLHNEGERVLLEAMDELEVAFSHALAKRTDCNHIFLNFVPTVIMDPARIEESVTSMVLRYGPRLWKLRVRQAEIKMTIRPAPGKPTSNVRLCISNDSGYSIDLHLYAEATDPKTGVIRFESYCPSNSNTLNWRPGPMHGLPISTPYLTKDYLQAKRFQAQSAGTTYVYDLPDMFRQQIEKAWAKHVEEAAALNEQVTIPNPVMDCVELVLEGENLVEQKRLPGENDVGMIAWRLTLYTSECPNGRDIILIANDLTCFIGSFGPKEDLLFYRASEKARQLGIPRVYFSANAGARIGLAEEVKGLFHIAWEDKQDPEKGFKYIYLTPDDYARIGPLNSVKASLIEDEGESRYKLTDIIGQQDGLGVENLKYAGLIAGETSRAYDEVVTISVVSCRAIGIGSYLVRLGQRVIQIENSHIVLTGYRALNSVLGREVYASNNQLGGIQIMHNNGISHAVEPRDLDGISTVLRWLSYVPAVKGAPLPVSPIISDPIDREIMYLPTKAPYDPRWMLEGRPLPSDANVWESGFFDKGSWAEIMRPWAQTVVTGRARLGGIPVGVIAVETRTVELHLPADPANLDSEAKTVSQAGQVWYPDSAYKTAQAIKDFGKEELPLFIFANWRGFSGGMKDMYEQIMKFGAYIVDGLREYTRPIFVYIPPNGELRGGAWAVVDPFINPQCMEMFAETTSRGGVLEPEAIVEIKFRQKDILKTIQREDEIVQRLKEKIAALGSTCGPTEEKVALEAELQTREHQLEPMYHQVAVHFADLHDTPERMLEKGCINEIVPWRNARRFFYWRLRRRLREDQLRRQILETQPELGERQVEAMLRRWFVEDKGATESYLWDNDEAASNWMEKQITLDNSVLLRNMSCVKKDAVVSRIKKELEACPEVRLDAVLEMAHRLVPQERAELQRSLAQLESPANQESGTDSSSSSSP, encoded by the exons GCCCAGCATGTCGCAGGGCACGGTGATGATCCAGGCGCAGAGTCGGCTCACGGAGAAGGACTTCACCGTCGCTACACCCGAGGAGTTCGTGCATCGATTCGGAGGCACTCGCGTCATCACTAag GTCCTGATCGCCAACAACGGCATCGCGGCTGTGAAATGCATGCGATCAATCCGTCGCTGGTCCTACGAGATGTTCAAGAACGAGAGGGCCGTCCGCTTCGTCGTTATGGTCACCCCGGAGGATCTGAAGGCCAACGCGGAGTACATAAAGATGGCGGACCAGTACGTGCCGGTTCCCGGaggcagcaacaacaacaactacGCGAACGTAGAGCTGATCGTCGACATAGCCAACAGGACGCAGGTTCAGGCCGTCTGGGCCGGCTGGGGTCACGCCTCGGAGAACCCGAAACTGCCCGAGCTTCTGCACAAGAACAACGTCACCTTCATCGGACCCTCGGAGAGGGCCATGTGGGCTCTGGGTGACAAGATCGCGTCGAGCATCGTCGCGCAGACGGCCGACGTGCCGACGATGGCCTGGTCGGGCTCGGATCTCAAGGCCCAGTACAGCGGCAAGAAGATCAAGATCTCGTCGGAGCTGTTCAAGAAGGGTTGCGTCGCGACCGTCGACGAGGCTCTTTCCGCAGCTCACAAGATCGGCTACCCGATCATGGTGAAGGCTAGCGAGGGTGGCGGTGGCAAGGGTATCAGGAAGGTGGAGAACGCCGAGGAACTGCCCTCGCTCTTCAGGCAGGTGCAGGCCGAAGTTCCTGGCTCGCCGATCTTCATCATGAAGCTCGCCAAATGCGCCAGGCATTTGGAGGTGCAGCTGCTGGCCGACAATTACGGGAACGCGATATCGCTCTTCGGACGCGACTGCTCCATTCAGAGGAGGCATCAGAAGATTATCGAGGAGGCGCCCGCGGTCATTGCCAAGCCCGACGTCTTCGAGGAGATGGAGAAA gctGCGGTACGGTTGGCCAAGATGGTGGGCTATGTGAGCGCGGGAACAGTCGAGTACCTGTACGACACGTCGGGTAGGTACTACTTCCTTGAGCTGAATCCCAGGCTGCAAGTCGAGCATCCCTGCACAGAGATGGTGTCGGACGTTAACCTGCCCGCGGCTCAGCTTCAGGTCGCCATGGGTTTACCTCTTCACAATATCAAGGACATCAGGTTGATGTACGGAGAGAGTCCCTGGGGTGACACCATCATCGACTTCGATCAGCCCAGGCACAAGCCTCAGCCGTGGGGTCACGTTATAGCTGCTAGAATCACCAGTGAGAACCCCGACGAGG GTTTCAAGCCCAGCAGCGGTACGGTCCAAGAGCTGAACTTCCGCTCGTCGAAGAACGTGTGGGGTTACTTCTCCGTGGGAGCCTCCGGAGGTCTGCACGAGTTCGCTGACTCGCAGTTTGGTCACTGCTTCTCCTGGGGAGAGGATCGGCACCAGGCGCGCGAGAACCTTGTCATTGCTCTGAAAGAACTGAGCATTCGTGGTGACTTCCGTACGACCGTCGAGTACCTCATCACTCTGCTCGAGACCGAGTCCTTCCAGACGAACAACATCGACACCGCCTGGCTGGACGCGCTCATTGCCGAGCGCGTGCGCAGCGATAAGCCCGACGTCCTGCTAGCTATTACCTGCGGCGCGCTTCACATTGCCGAGAACACCATCAACGCGGCCTTCAGTGGATTCCAAACGTCTCTGGAACGCGGACAGATACAGGCTTGCATTGACCTCGACAACGTCGTCTACATCGAGCTCATCAACGATGGCTTCAAGTACAAGGTCCAGGTGACCAAGTCGGGTCCCAACAGCTACTTTCTGGTTATGAACGGATCCTACAAGGAGGTGGAGATACACAGACTGTCGGACGGGGGTCTTCTTCTCTCCCTCGATGGAGGCAGCTTCACGACCTACATGCGCGAGGAGGTCGAGCGTTACCGTGTCGTCATCGGCAACCAGACCTGCGTCTTCGAAAAGGAAAACGACCCGTCGCTGCTGCGCTGTCCGTCGGCTGGTAAACTCATCAACTACCTCGTCGAAGACGGTGGCCACGTAGAAGCCAATCAGGCCTATGCCGAAATCGAAGTCATGAAGATGGTAATGAACGTCACGTGTTCCGAGCCTGGCACGCTCTTCTACGTCAAACGACCTGGTGCCGTACTCGAGGCTGGTAGTCTCATAGCCCGCCTTGAACTCGACGACCCGTCGCTCGTCACTAGGGCTCAGGACTACAACGGCCAGTTCCCCGGTCCCAGCAGTACCGCCGTACCCGAGAAACTGAATCACCTTCACGCCAAGTACCGTGCTGCTTTGGAGAACTGCTTGGCCGGCTACTGTCTACCCGAGCCCTATCACCTACCCAGACTACGCGAGCTGGTCGAGAAGTTTATGGGATCGTTGCGAGATCCCTCGCTGCCGCTCCTCGAACTCCAGGAGGTCATAGCGTCGATTTCAGGTCGCGTACCGCTCAGCGTAGAGAAGAAGATCCGCAAACTCATGACCTTGTACGAGCGCAACATCACATCTGTGCTCGCTCAGTTCCCAAGCCAGCAGATTGCCGCCGTGATCGATGGCCACGCCGCTACCTTATCGAAACGAGCCGAGCGCGACGTCTTCTTCCTGACGACCCAGGCGATCGTGCAGCTGGTGCAACGCTACCGCAACGGCATCCGCGGTCGCATGAAGACGGCGGTGCACGAGCTACTGCGCCAATACTACACCGTCGAGGTGCACTTCCAGCAGGGTCACTACGACAAGTGTGTTACTGCCCTCGTCGAGAAGTACAAGGATGACATCAGCCAAGTCACCGGAACGATCTTCAGTCACATTCAGGTCCTCAAGAAGAACGTGCTCGTCACGATGCTGATCGACCATCTCTGGGCCAACGAGCCGGGTCTGACGGACGAGCTTGCCTCGACTCTGACTGAATTAACGAGCCTCAACAGACAGGAGCACAGCCGCGTAGCGCTGCGCGCTCGTCAGGTACTGATCGCTGCCCATCAACCGGCCTACGAGCTCCGACACAACCAGATGGAGTCCATCTTCTTGTCGGCGGTCGACATGTACGGTCACGACTTCCACCCGGAGAACCTGCAAAAACTCATTCTGTCCGAGACCTGCATCTTCGACATTCTCCACGACTTCTTCTACCATTCTAACAGGGCGGTCTGCAACGCTGCCCTCGAGGTCTATGTTCGTCGGGCCTACATCAGTTACGAGCTGACCTGTCTACAGCATCTCGAGCTATCGGGTGAACTGCCGCTCGTGCACTTCCAGTTTATGCTGCCGAGCAATCACCCCAACAGACAGAACCACTCGCTGGTGAATCACCGAACCGGAGCGATGGCCGCTTTCAAGGACCTCGCTCAGTTCTCACAGTACGCCGATGAAATTCTCGATCTCCTCGAGGACCTGTCATCTCCCACCTCCCTCTCGGCCAAAGTTCTCGAAGCCGTCGAATCCGCTGTCGGTGGCAGCGAGTCTCGTCACAGTACCTCCATAAACGTGGACCAGAACGCTCAGCCTCCGCAGCAGGTCGAAGCCCAGAAATCTGAACCCGTGCATATTCTCAGCATTGCCGTGCGCGAAGAGAGCAACCATGACGATGCCACCATGGCCCGTCTCTTCGGCGAGTGGTGCGCCAGCAACCGCGACGAGCTCACAGACCGAGGTATCAGGCGTGTGACTTTCGCCGCGCTGAAGAAGCGACAGTTCCCCAAGTTCTTCACTTTCCGTCAGCGCGACAACTTTGTGGAGGACAGGATCTACCGCCACCTCGAGCCCGGCTGCGCGTTCCACATCGAACTGAATCGCATGCGCACCTACGACCTGGAGGCACTGCCGACCTCCAACCAAAAGATGCACCTCTACCTCGGCCAGGCGAAGGTGGCAAAGGGTCAACAGGTCACGGACTACCGCTTCTTTATCCGCTCGATCATTCGACACTCGGATCTCATCACAAAGGAGGCCAGCTTCGACTATCTGCACAACGAGGGCGAGCGGGTATTGCTCGAAGCGATGGACGAACTCGAGGTTGCCTTCTCACACGCGCTGGCTAAACGCACCGACTGCAATCACATCTTCCTGAACTTCGTGCCGACGGTCATTATGGACCCAGCGAGAATCGAGGAGAGCGTCACGAGTATGGTACTGCGCTACGGCCCCAGACTCTGGAAACTCAGAGTCAGACAGGCCGAGATCAAGATGACCATCAGGCCGGCGCCCGGAAAGCCCACTTCCAACGTCAGACTCTGCATTTCTAACGACAGCGGATACAGTATCGACCTGCATCTGTATGCCGAGGCTACCGATCCCAAGACCGGTGTGATTAGGTTCGAGTCGTACTGTCCGAGCAATAGCAACACCCTCAACTGGAGGCCCGGACCGATGCACGGTTTGCCCATTTCCACGCCGTATCTCACGAAGGACTATCTGCAGGCCAAGAGATTCCAGGCGCAGAGTGCTGGAACTACTTACGTCTATGATTTGCCTGATATGTTCCGGCAGCAGATTGAGAAGGCCTGGGCTAAGCACGTCGAAGAAGCCGCTGCTCTTAATG AGCAAGTGACCATACCTAATCCCGTCATGGACTGCGTCGAGCTGGTTTTGGAAGGCGAGAATCTCGTTGAGCAGAAACGATTGCCAGGGGAGAACGACGTTGGTATGATTGCTTGGAGATTAACGCTCTACACATCGGAGTGTCCAAATGGCCGAGACATCATTCTTATCGCCAACGATCTGACGTGTTTCATCGGTTCTTTTGGGCCGAAAGAGGATCTGCTTTTCTACAGGGCGTCGGAGAAAGCGCGGCAGCTTGGCATTCCCAGAGTCTACTTTTCGGCTAATGCCGGTGCTCGTATTGGGCTTGCGGAAGAA GTGAAAGGTCTGTTCCACATAGCGTGGGAAGACAAACAGGATCCGGAAAAGGGATTCAAGTACATATATCTGACACCAGACGATTATGCTCGCATCGGGCCGCTGAATTCGGTAAAGGCGAGCTTGATCGAGGACGAGGGTGAGTCGCGTTACAAACTCACCGACATTATTGGACAGCAGGATGGACTCGGTGTTGAGAATCTCAAATACGCCGGTTTGATTGCCGGTGAAACGTCGAGAGCGTACGACGAG GTGGTGACGATATCCGTGGTATCCTGCCGCGCTATTGGCATTGGCTCGTACCTCGTTCGTCTCGGCCAGCGTGTCATCCAGATCGAGAACTCGCATATCGTCCTCACAGGTTACAGAGCCTTGAACTCCGTGTTGGGTCGCGAGGTCTACGCTAGCAACAACCAACTCGGTGGCATTCAGATCATGCACAACAATGGCATATCGCACGCGGTAGAGCCGCGCGACCTGGACGGTATTTCCACAGTCCTCAGGTGGCTGAGCTACGTGCCAGCTGTTAAAGGCGCGCCACTGCCTGTTAGCCCTATCATTTCCGATCCGATCGACAGAGAAATCATGTACTTGCCTACCAAGGCGCCTTACGACCCTCGGTGGATGCTGGAGGGTAGGCCGCTGCCTTCCGACGCCAACGTTTGGGAGAGTGGATTCTTCGACAAAGGATCATGGGCG GAGATCATGAGGCCTTGGGCTCAAACGGTGGTCACGGGTAGAGCGAGACTCGGCGGTATACCCGTCGGTGTGATAGCCGTAGAGACGCGCACCGTAGAGCTTCACTTACCAGCTGATCCAGCAAACTTGGACTCGGAGGCTAAGACTGTTTCACAAGCCGGACAAGTCTGGTACCCCGACAGTGCCTACAAGACGGCTCAGGCCATCAAAGACTTTGGCAAGGAAGAGCTGCCTCTGTTCATATTTGCCAACTGGCGTGGTTTCTCCGGTGGCATGAAAg ACATGTACGAGCAGATCATGAAGTTTGGTGCCTACATCGTCGATGGGCTACGCGAGTACACGCGACCAATTTTCGTGTACATTCCACCCAATGGTGAATTGAGGGGAGGAGCCTGGGCCGTAGTCGACCCGTTCATCAATCCGCAGTGTATGGAGATGTTCGCGGAAACAACGAGTCGCGGTGGCGTGCTCGAACCCGAGGCTATCGTCGAGATCAAGTTCCGACAGAAGGACATCCTGAAAACGATACAGCGCGAGGATGAGATTGTCCAACGTCTCAAGGAGAAGATCGCGGCGCTCGGCTCGACTTGCGGTCCCACCGAGGAGAAGGTCGCGCTCGAGGCTGAGCTGCAGACGCGTGAGCACCAGCTCGAACCCATGTACCACCAGGTAGCGGTACACTTTGCCGACTTGCACGACACTCCCGAGCGAATGCTCGAGAAGGGCTGCATCAACGAGATCGTGCCCTGGCGTAACGCGCGTCGCTTCTTCTACTGGAGACTGAGGCGCCGGCTGCGCGAAGACCAGCTGCGCCGACAGATCTTAGAGACACAACCCGAGCTGGGTGAGCGCCAGGTCGAGGCGATGCTGCGTCGCTGGTTTGTCGAAGACAAGGGAGCTACAGAGTCCTACCTGTGGGACAACGATGAGGCAGCGTCCAATTGGATGGAGAAACAGATTACACTCGATAACAGTGTGTTGCTGCGTAACATGTCCTGCGTGAAGAAGGACGCGGTCGTCAGTAGGATAAAGAAAGAGCTCGAGGCTTGTCCCGAGGTCAGGCTGGACGCCGTCCTGGAGATGGCTCACAGGCTGGTGCCCCAGGAACGAGCGGAGTTGCAGCGATCACTGGCCCAACTGGAGTCACCGGCCAACCAGGAGTCGGGCACCGATTCGAGCTCGTCGTCCTCGCCCTAG